The sequence below is a genomic window from Gemmatimonadota bacterium.
ATACCGATTATCTCGATGAGTTGGGTCTGTTGGAGACGCATCGAAAATTTATCAATGATTTTCGCATTCCCTGGCAAAGCGGGACGCTCAAGCCCTGGGAGGAACCTCCCTGTCCACTGCCTACTGAGGCGCATTTAGATAGTTACACGGGGCGCACTGCGGCGAACTGGATTCGCGATTACAAGGGCGATAAGCCTTTTTATTTGCAGGTTCTTTGTCCCGGTCCTCACGATCCGTTTGATTCTCCGCAGGAGTACCGGGATTTGTACGATCCCGGGGATATGCCCGCGGGTATTATGGATGCGCCGGGTGATCCCGTTCCGCTGAATGTTCGACGTATGCAGAGGAGCAAGAATTTGTCGGGTATGACGGTTGAGCAAAAGCAGATTATGATGGTGAATTATTTTGCCAAGATTACGCTTATCGATCACTATATTGGCGAGATGCTCGACGCGCTTGAGGAGACCGGTCTCGCGGATAATACATGGGTTATTTATAACTCCGATCACGGCGAGATGCTGGGCGATCATATGTTGTATAATAAGATCGTTTTTTACGATGCGTCTGTTCGCGTTCCGTTGATTGTGCGTCCGCCGGGAGGTTCGCGGGGTTGGCAAACCGGGGCGTTGACGGATGTGATTGATGTGGTTGCTTCGGTTGTTGATATTGCGGATGCCGAACCGTTGCAGACCGATGGGCAGTCTTTTGTTCCACAGGTTCAAGGAGGTGCCGATGCAGAGGGTGCGCAGAGGGGGAAGGATGCTGTTATTAGCGAGGTTTTAGGCCATACGATGATTTTTGACGGGCGATATAAACTCGGGGTGGAATCGGTTTCGGAGAGGCCAGTTGAACTGTATGATGTTGAGGCTGATCCGGAGGAGTTGAATAATCTGGTGGAAGATGCGGGGCTTGAGTCGGTTCGCCAGGATTTGATTGAGACGCATCTTGGACCACTGCGCGATCGATTTGATCACGATAAATACCAGCGTTGGGTAAATTTGAAAAGATGAGGGAGTTTGTATGGATCGTTTGAAAGATAAGGTCGCTATTGTTACGGGTGCGGGGACGCGCGAGGTTGAGGATCGGAAATTGAGAGGGATAGGGAGTGCGACTGCGGTGCTTTTTGCCCGCGAAGGTGCGAAGGTGATTCTGGCAGATATTGACGGGGAAAATGCGGAGAGGACCCGGGCGGAGATTCGGGCGGAGGGTGGAGAGGCAGAGGTCGTTTTGGCCGATGTTTCAAAGACGGATCAGTGTCGGGCGATTGTAGATGCGGCGATTGAACACTATGGGAAGTTGGATGTTCTGTTTAATAATGTGGGGATTCACGGGCCTGGGAGGGTGACAGAAGTCGAAGAAGAAAATTGGCATCGCGTGATGGATGTGGGGCTTAAGAGTATGGTTTTTTTGTGTAAGTACGCGATTCCCGAGATGGCGGCTTCCGGCGGCGGTTCT
It includes:
- a CDS encoding sulfatase-like hydrolase/transferase, whose translation is MADQPNILYIFSDQHRGDAMGCVGHPAVKTPNLDRLASESVTYTQCYTNCPLCMPSRASMMSGLYPREHGLWANDQDADCEGPSHVRQVRDAGYHTALIGKSHLYLHGGVPASHSRDRVDVLNAWGFDDPHELHGPIASGKHSSPYTDYLDELGLLETHRKFINDFRIPWQSGTLKPWEEPPCPLPTEAHLDSYTGRTAANWIRDYKGDKPFYLQVLCPGPHDPFDSPQEYRDLYDPGDMPAGIMDAPGDPVPLNVRRMQRSKNLSGMTVEQKQIMMVNYFAKITLIDHYIGEMLDALEETGLADNTWVIYNSDHGEMLGDHMLYNKIVFYDASVRVPLIVRPPGGSRGWQTGALTDVIDVVASVVDIADAEPLQTDGQSFVPQVQGGADAEGAQRGKDAVISEVLGHTMIFDGRYKLGVESVSERPVELYDVEADPEELNNLVEDAGLESVRQDLIETHLGPLRDRFDHDKYQRWVNLKR
- a CDS encoding SDR family oxidoreductase; protein product: MDRLKDKVAIVTGAGTREVEDRKLRGIGSATAVLFAREGAKVILADIDGENAERTRAEIRAEGGEAEVVLADVSKTDQCRAIVDAAIEHYGKLDVLFNNVGIHGPGRVTEVEEENWHRVMDVGLKSMVFLCKYAIPEMAASGGGSVINISSIDGMRAGNSRNVPYGITKGGIITLTRLAAVHHGRENVRVNSIAPGHLHTTFVGNIPQESRERRRKIAPLGTEGNAWDIAWAAVFLGSDESRWISGVVLPVDAGLFAGSPLSMYDNLNEE